CCGACACCGCGGTTCCGGCGTCCCGGTGTGCCCACAGGTCCCGGACGTGCCACGCGCCCGGGATCGCCGCGGAGACGGTCGCGGTGGTGCCGCCGGTGTTGAGCAGCACCACCGCGAAACCCCCGTCGCTCAAGGGTTTTCCCCACACCTGGTAGCCGGGGCCCGCGTCGAGCTGCCGCCCCTGGCCGCCCGCGAAGTCCTGGTCGACGGCGATCGCTTCCCCGTTGCCCAGCGTCGCCAGATCGGCGTCGCTCAGCTTCGCCGGATCGGTGCCGGCGAACAGCGGTGCGTTGAGCACGGCCCAGACGCTGAAGTGCGCGCGGGCCTCGTCGGCGGTCAGCGTGCCGTTGCCGACCTGCAGCATGTCCGGGTCGTTCCAGCCACCGGGCGAGCCACTGTGGACGGCGACGGCGGCCTGCCGGTCGATCGTGGCGAGCACGGAGTCCCAGGTCGGGGTCAGGTCGTAGGTGGTCCGCCACAGGTTCGCCACCGGCCGCGCCCAGGTCCACGGGCTCGAGACGCCGTATTCGGAAATGGCGTAGACCATCGGGCGGGGCAGCGCGGCGAGCTCGTCGCGCATCTTCTCGAACGCCGCTTTCCGGTCGAGGCCGTCGACGGTGTCGGCGTCGCACCAGTCGTACTTGAGGTAGTCGACGCCCCAGCGGTCGAACGTCTCGGCGTCCTGGCGCTCGTGGCCGAGCGAGCCGATGCCGGACGCGGGGTAGGCGTCGTTCGCCATGGCGCAGGTCCGGCTGCCGGGCACGGCGTAGATGCCGAAGAGCAGGCCGCGCGAGTGGACGTAGTCGGCGAGGTCGGCGATGCCGTGCGGGAACCGCTTCGGGTCCCCCTGCAGCGAGCCGTCGGCGGCGCGCCGCGGCGCTTGCCAGCAGTCGTCGACGACGACGTAGTGGTAACCCGCGTCACGCAGGCCGGTGTCGGCGAGCGCGTCGGCGGCCTTCTTGACGACGTCTTCGGTGAGGTCGTAGCAGCGGACCTGGTTCCAGCTGTTCCAGCCCATCGGCGGGGTCCCGGCCAGGCCGTTCGCCAGCGCAGGCGAGACCACCGGCAGGCTGAGCAGCCAGGTCAGCACGACGAGCAGGAGCACGAGGCCCGTGCTCCCGGTACTGGCGTTCCGGTTCGCGGCGATGCCGTGATCCAATCGCACGGCACGTGAAACCGCAGTCACCCCGGAGGCGGCATGCCGATCTACGCACTCGGCTCCCTCGAGCCGACGATCCACCCCGACGCCTACGTCCACCCCGATGCGACGGTGATCGGCGACGTCCGGATCGGCGCCCACGCGTCGGTGTGGCCGCAGACGGTACTGCGCGGCGACCACGGGTACATCGAGATCGGCGAGCGCTCGAACATCCAGGACGGCTGTGTCGTGCACTGCACGAAACGCCACCCGACGATCCTCGGCCCGTCGTCGGCGGTCGGCCACGCCGTGCACATCGAGGGCGCGACGATCGGCACGGGCTGCCTGATCGCGTCCGGTTCGGTGGTGCTGAACGGCTCGGTGATCGAGGACGGCGGCATGGTCGGCGCGGGCGCGGTCCTGTCGTACGGCTCACACGTCAAGACCGGGGAAATCGCGCTGGGCGTGCCGGGGAAGACGCGGGAGAACACGTCGTTCGGCCCGGAGGACATCGCGCTCGTGGTGGATTCCTACGTCGAGCGGGCGCGCCGGTTCCGGACCGAGCTGCGGCGGCTCGACCCGCTCGGGTGACGTCGGCCACGCCCGGTAGGCTTGCGCGCCGTGACCGCACGACCGCTGCAGGACATCGTCGAGGCAGGCTGGGCGAAAGCCCTCGAACCGGTGGCGCCGCAGGTCGCCGCGATGGGGGAGTTCCTCCGCGCGGAGATCGCCGCGGGCCGGACCTACCTGCCGGCGGGTGAACACGTGCTGCGGGCGTTCCAGCAGCCGTTCCACGACGTGCGCGTGCTGATCGTCGGGCAGGACCCGTACCCGACGCCCGGGCACGCGGTGGGCCTGAGCTTTTCGGTGGCGCCGGACGTCCGGCCGATCCCGAAGAGCCTGGTCAACATCTACAAGGAGTACACCGAGGACCTCGGCCACCCGCTGCCGTCGAACGGCGACCTGACGCCGTGGGCCGACCAGGGCGTGCTGCTGCTCAACAGGGCGCTGACGGTCCAGCCCGGCAAGTCGAACTCGCACCAGGGCAAGGGCTGGGAAGACGTCACCGAGCAGGCGATCAAGGCCCTCGCGGCGCGGTCCGAGCCGATGGTGGCGATCCTGTGGGGCCGCAACGCGCGCAACCTGCGGCCGATGCTGGGCGATGTCCCGTGCATCGAGTCGGCACACCCCAGCCCGCTCTCGGCGCACAACGGCTTCTTCGGGTCGCGGCCGTTCAGCCGGGCCAACCAGCTGCTCGCCGACCAGGGGGCCCAGCCCGTCGACTGGAAACTTCCCTGACGATCGGTGTCCGGATCGGCGTGACGGCTCCGACTGAGGGGTGAACCTTTGGAGGAAACCATGAACGTCACATCGGTCGACGGCACGTCCATCTTCTTCGAGCAGCGCGGCGACGGCCCGCCGGTGATCCTGATCGGCGGCGCGTTCAACGACCGGACGACCGTGGTGGGTCTGGCCGAGGTGCTGGCAGGCGACTTCACGACGATCGTTTACGACCGCCGCGGGCGTGGGGACTCGGGTGACACTTCGCCGTACGCGGTCGAGCGTGAGATCGAGGACATCGCGGCGCTGATCGCGCAGGTGGGCGGGACGGCGTCGGTGTTCGGCCACTCGTCGGGCGCGATCCTGGCCCTGGAGGCGGGCGCGGCCGGTCTGGGGATCGACAAGCTGGTGGCGTACGAGCCGCCGTACACCGTGGCGGACCGCACGTCGTCCGCGGACGATCTCGTGGACCGCGTGCGCGCCGCGATCGAGGCGGGCGACCGCGACGAGGCCGTCCGGCTCTTCCTGGTCGAGGGCGCGGACACCCCGGCGGAGCTGATCGACGGGATGAAGGCGGACCCGGTCTGGGGCTGGTTCACGGCGCTGGCGCACACGCTGCCGTACGACCTGACGATCGTCGGCCCGGGCGGCCGTCTCCCGGCGGACCGCCTGGCCCGGATCTCGACGCCGGCGCTGGTCATCGACGGCAGCGAGAGCCCGTCCTGGTTCGCCGCGACGGCCCGGGCGGTGACGGCCGCGATCCCGGGCGCCCGCCACGAGACCCTCGCCGGCCAGGACCACGGCGTCCTGCAGTTCCCGGAAACCCTCCGCGGACTGCTGACCGACTTCCTCAAGTAGGCAAGTTCGTGATGGCCACCTTGAGGAACTTAAAGTTCCTCAAGGTGGCCATCACGAACTTTGGCCGGGACGAAAAAATGGCGAGTGCTCTCCACGAGCACTCGCCACCCCGAAATTTCGTCTCAGCCGCGAACGACCTTGCCCGCCTTGATGCACGAGGTGCACACGTTCAGGCGCTTGCGCTGGGACACACCCACCTTGGCGTGGACGGTCTGGATGTTCGGGTTCCACCGGCGGTTGGTACGGCGGTGGGAGTGCGAGACCGACTTGCCGAAGCCGGGTCCCTTGCCACAGACGTCGCACACGGCAGCCACGTCGAACTCCTTTGGATCTGGGTCATAGAGATGAGCCCAGACGGACTGGGCAACTCGACCATAGTAACTACTGGCTTCGCGCGGTTCCGCACCGGGTCGATACGCTGCCGGAGGACCGGGTCAGGAGGTTACGGGGTGCGGGTGCTGGACGCGGCGGCGGTTTCGGCGTGGGCGAAGGGCTGTGTGCACAGCCTCGCGAGCCTGCGGCCGGCCATCGACGAGATCAACGTCTACCCCGTCGCCGACTCCGACACCGGCTCCAACATGCTTTTCACGATGACCGGCGCGGCCGCGGAACTGGGGAAAACGAGCCCGGAGAACGCCGCCGACGCACTGAAGATCCTCGCGCGGGGCGCGGTCGCCTCGGCCAAGGGCAACTCCGGCGTGATCCTCTCCCAGGTGGTGCGCGGGCTGGCCGACGCCGCCGACACCGACCAGCTCGACGGCCCGTGGCTGGCCAGGGCGCTCGGCCGCGCCGACGAGGTCGCCACCGGCGCCGTCAGCCGCCCGGTCGCCGGGACCATCCTGACCGTCCTGCACGCCGTCGCCACCGCCGTCCGCGGGGATATCGAGCCGCTCGGCGAAGTCGCGAGGAAGGCCGCGAAGGAAGCCGCGCACGCCCTCGAGAAGACGCCCGAGCAACTGCCCGCGCTGGCCAGGGCCGGGGTCGTCGACGCCGGGGCACGCGGTCTCGTCGCCGTGCTCGA
This window of the Amycolatopsis balhimycina FH 1894 genome carries:
- the rpmB gene encoding 50S ribosomal protein L28, whose product is MAAVCDVCGKGPGFGKSVSHSHRRTNRRWNPNIQTVHAKVGVSQRKRLNVCTSCIKAGKVVRG
- a CDS encoding gamma carbonic anhydrase family protein, encoding MPIYALGSLEPTIHPDAYVHPDATVIGDVRIGAHASVWPQTVLRGDHGYIEIGERSNIQDGCVVHCTKRHPTILGPSSAVGHAVHIEGATIGTGCLIASGSVVLNGSVIEDGGMVGAGAVLSYGSHVKTGEIALGVPGKTRENTSFGPEDIALVVDSYVERARRFRTELRRLDPLG
- a CDS encoding glycoside hydrolase family 27 protein; translated protein: MRLDHGIAANRNASTGSTGLVLLLVVLTWLLSLPVVSPALANGLAGTPPMGWNSWNQVRCYDLTEDVVKKAADALADTGLRDAGYHYVVVDDCWQAPRRAADGSLQGDPKRFPHGIADLADYVHSRGLLFGIYAVPGSRTCAMANDAYPASGIGSLGHERQDAETFDRWGVDYLKYDWCDADTVDGLDRKAAFEKMRDELAALPRPMVYAISEYGVSSPWTWARPVANLWRTTYDLTPTWDSVLATIDRQAAVAVHSGSPGGWNDPDMLQVGNGTLTADEARAHFSVWAVLNAPLFAGTDPAKLSDADLATLGNGEAIAVDQDFAGGQGRQLDAGPGYQVWGKPLSDGGFAVVLLNTGGTTATVSAAIPGAWHVRDLWAHRDAGTAVSAALRPHQAALLKLTPR
- a CDS encoding alpha/beta fold hydrolase, with the protein product MNVTSVDGTSIFFEQRGDGPPVILIGGAFNDRTTVVGLAEVLAGDFTTIVYDRRGRGDSGDTSPYAVEREIEDIAALIAQVGGTASVFGHSSGAILALEAGAAGLGIDKLVAYEPPYTVADRTSSADDLVDRVRAAIEAGDRDEAVRLFLVEGADTPAELIDGMKADPVWGWFTALAHTLPYDLTIVGPGGRLPADRLARISTPALVIDGSESPSWFAATARAVTAAIPGARHETLAGQDHGVLQFPETLRGLLTDFLK
- a CDS encoding uracil-DNA glycosylase, translated to MTARPLQDIVEAGWAKALEPVAPQVAAMGEFLRAEIAAGRTYLPAGEHVLRAFQQPFHDVRVLIVGQDPYPTPGHAVGLSFSVAPDVRPIPKSLVNIYKEYTEDLGHPLPSNGDLTPWADQGVLLLNRALTVQPGKSNSHQGKGWEDVTEQAIKALAARSEPMVAILWGRNARNLRPMLGDVPCIESAHPSPLSAHNGFFGSRPFSRANQLLADQGAQPVDWKLP